From the genome of Impatiens glandulifera chromosome 9, dImpGla2.1, whole genome shotgun sequence, one region includes:
- the LOC124916088 gene encoding transcription factor HEC1-like has product MDIELMKSSGQEYHHMDHMMSMMMQMDILPTGFSGSYNGVLDKKNTTTSTSITTNNNNINSTEAMREMIFRIAVMQPIQIDPESTKPPKRRNVKISKDPQSVAARHRRERISERIRILQRLVPGGTKMDTASMLDEAVHYVKFLKKQVQCLQVATAATNGGGGDAMTAAAAATVAGLGGNGNYYYHPSLVKGGCQQSNSVMMGSTAQMFR; this is encoded by the coding sequence ATGGATATCGAGTTGATGAAATCGTCCGGACAAGAATATCACCATATGGATCATATGATGTCCATGATGATGCAAATGGACATACTTCCAACAGGTTTCTCCGGTTCTTATAATGGAGTTTTGGACAAGAAAAATACTACTACTTCTACTTCTATtactactaataataataatattaattcgACGGAAGCGATGAGAGAAATGATATTCAGGATCGCGGTTATGCAACCAATCCAAATCGACCCGGAATCTACAAAACCGCCAAAACGTAGAAACGTGAAGATATCAAAAGACCCACAAAGCGTAGCGGCGAGGCACCGGCGAGAGAGGATAAGTGAAAGGATAAGAATACTTCAAAGGCTTGTTCCTGGAGGAACAAAAATGGACACAGCTTCTATGCTAGATGAGGCTGTGCATTATGTTAAGTTCTTGAAGAAACAGGTTCAATGTTTGCAGGTGGCTACGGCGGCGACcaatggtggtggtggtgatgctatgacggcggcggcggcggcgacggTGGCGGGCTTGGGTGGTAAtggaaattattattatcatcctTCATTGGTGAAAGGGGGATGCCAGCAGAGTAATTCTGTAATGATGGGCTCTACTGCTCAAATGTTTAGGTGA